In Microbulbifer elongatus, the DNA window CACCCACTACTTTCCCAATACCAAAGTGGGTTTTTACTGGAGCCATTCGCCAGACGCCGAATTGCAGCAGAGAGCCTGGGCGGTGAATTTTCAGTTCGGCTACTCCGCGCCTATGCCTCGGAACAACGGCCACCATCTCAGGCTGGTCAGGGATTGGGCGGAGAAGCCAGGGGGAAACGCCATCAATCCAGCTCCGGTGCCGGCGCTGTCGGCCGCTCAGGGCTGTAACCGCGAACAGATTCCTTCCTCGGCCCCCACTTCCCGCTATCGGCTACAGGAAGACGGTTCCGTGGCCGACACTGAAACCGGCCTGATCTGGCGCGCCTGTATGGAAGGTGTTGCGGGAGAAGCCTGCGACCAGGGCGAACCCCTGGCGCTCAACTGGGCCGAAGCCCTGACGTATGCAACGGCACTCGACAAGAAGGGCGCGGCCTCTGGCGACGACGATTGGCGTCTGCCGAATATCCGCGAGCTGGGCAGCTTACTCGAACTGCAGTGTGCCGGCCCCGCGATCAATCGCGGACTTTTCCCGAACGCCGCACAGGATGTCTGGTCGTCATCACCGTCGAATTTTCATACCCATTATTCCTGGTATGTGGATTTCGCCACGGGTGCGCTCACCTACGGTGAGCGGGAAAAACCCAAAGCAATCCGCCTGGTGCGCGACGCCCGGTAAAAATCGCCAAGGTGCCTGGTTTGGAGAATCCGGGGCTACTTCGCCGGATACCAGGTCTGGGTACGGTAGAAGAAGCCCAGGTAGCCGCGTACCTTCAGGTTGCCGTTTTCTTCCCACATCTTGCAGTCATAGACTTTGCCCTTGGCCGGGTCGAGAATCTGACCGCCTTCGTACACATTGCCTTTTTTCACCATATCGGTGATCACATTCATGCCGACAATTTTCTTGCCCTTGTTGGGGCCCGGGCAGGCTTCACAGACGGTGTCATCCGGCTTCATCAGCAGGTCCACCACCTTGCCGTAGTATTTGCCACCCTGTTCGTAGATTTCCACCACCGACTTTTTCTGGCCGGTTTCATCGTCAATGGTGGTCCAGCGACCGACCACGTCGGCAAAGGCCAGCTGGGTGGAGAGAAGCAGGGCGCTAACAGCAGTAATCAGTGTCTTCATGGGGAGATCCATCGCTATTGATCGGAGTGTGACCATAACATTTTTTGTGGTCACATCAGCATTGGGACTTCAACTTTAGTGTAGATGTTCCGGCTTGCCATGGGTGATGAGTACTTCTTCCCGACAGCGCACCACACAACGGAACAGTGCACGGAAAAACCGTGTGTAGTCCACCTTGCCCGCTTCCATGGTCTCCCGGGCGACGGGCTCACTACTGCCCGCGATACTGAGGGCGCGGGTGCTACGAATACCGAGTGCGGTGAGGGCTTCGCCGGCGAGATACTCGCGGATGGTGGAACGCAGAACGGCGCGCCCATCCCCGAAACGGGAATAGGGGGGTTTGCCTGCGCCTTTCAGGTGTAGCCCAGCGTTCACCGCCGTGGGGGCGCCGAGTTCCGGACCCAGGTCAGCGTAGTGGTGGTGCAGGTGCAACCTGCTCAGCGGGGTCCCTGTCGTCACGGGGAACTCAGGGTCAGTTTGATGTTTTTGCTTTCCCAGCAATCGATTTCCATATACAGCAGGTCCTCGATAGCGGGAAACTGATACAGCCAGTCGCCAGGTGCCTGTAGCCGGTAACCGGGCCCTTCCGCAGACAGGTGCAGGCCATCAATGGCCCGGTCCACGTGATCCCTGTGCACGATGCAAGCCAGACGCAGGCACAGGAGCAGGTCGTTATTGGGGTGAAATCCGTAGTGCTCCTGTACGGATTTGATGTCGCCGCGTTGGTTGCGCACCAGGTAGGCGAGATTTTCCTGTTCGCTTTTGCTGAAGCCCGCCATATCCGCGTGTTCGATCATGTAGGCACCCAGTTTGCGGAAGCTGCTGTGGGACAGCGACAGTCCGATCTCGTGCAGATCTGCGGCCCACTGCAGCAGGCGACGCTGGCCGAGCAACGCATGTGGGTTGAGCTGGCCAAAAAATTGCAACGCGGTATGAGCCACACGCCTTGCCTGCTCGCGATCGATTTCACCGCGCTCCATCAGGTTGGCGACGGTGTCCGCGCGGCGATCGCCACCGGCGGCGCGACCGGCGAGGTCGTGCACGATCCCCTCGCGGATCGCATAGGGAGAGATGTGCATTTCCTGAATATCCAGTTCACGGAAAATGCCATGCAGGATGGCGAGGCCGGCGGCAAACACGGGGCGGCGCTCCGGGTCGAGATGGGGCAGCTCGATCGCGTCAACGGTTTTGAAGCGTGCGACCTTGTCCGCCAGGGCGTCAATATCCTCCCGCAGAATCGGCAGCAGCTCGCCATCGTTGAGTACCCGGGCGACCGATTTGACGGTACCGGATGCTCCCACCACCAGTGCGTCGTCCGCCATGTGTTGTAGTTCCTGCAGCTCTGCCTGGGCTGCGCGTCGGGCGCGCACAAAGTTGTTGTGTTTGCCGTTGTCGATTTTGCCACTGTCAAAAAAACGCCGGTTAAACGCCACACAACCCATGCCGACACTCTGCAGCTGTCGCGGCGTTTCTAGACCGCGTACCAGTTCGGTGGAACCGCCGCCAATGTCGATGACGCAGCGCAACCGCGTGGGGCCTACTGCCGCCGCCATCACACCGGAGTAGATCAGGCGCGCTTCCTCAATGCCGGAAATAATCTCGATGGGGGCACCGAGGATGGCCTCGGCGGATTCGAGGAAACCATCGGCGCGGGTGCTGGCCGCACGCAGGGTGTTGGTGCCAACGACGCGCACACTGTCGAGGGGCAGATCCTGGATGACCGGTGCGAAACGCCGCAGGGCCTCCAGTGCGCGCTCGGCGACCACGGGATCGAGATTGCGCTCGGCGTCCAACCCCTCCGCCAGTCTTACCATGGCGCGGTCTGTGTGCAGGCGCACCATGCGCTGATCGCGAAATTCTGCCAGCAACAGGTGGAAGCTGTTGGATCCAAGATCCAGTGCGGCGTAGCGTTCGTTCGGACCTTCCTGCGCAGTGGCGGTTGTGGGCTCTGTTGTCATGGTTTTCGTTGTCAAATCACTGTAACAAAAATGTAGCAAAATGTGCCGTTCTGAACTATGGATTCAATGGACGTTCACACAATTGAAACCGAATAAATACGCGCTGCCGGTAGGCTTGACCGCCAAAGCACACGGCAGCGCTGATGCGCCCTCCACCGAAACAGCAGTAGAGAGTATGGCAAACGATATTCCGGTCTATCCCAAAGAACTCAGCTGGTTGTCTTTTAACGCCCGCGTACTGCAGGAGGTGGAAGACGAGAGCGTGCCCATGATCGAGCGGGTACGTTTCCTGGGCATCTTCTCCAACAATCTGGACGAATTCTACCGGGTTCGGGTCGCCGATGTCCGCCGCCTCGCCACTTTTACCAAGGGCAGTAAAAAGAAAGAGGAATTTTCTGAGCTGCTGGGCAATATCAACGAGAAGGTATTGCGGCTGCAGGCGCGCTTCGGTAATGCCTACACCAAGGTGCTTAAAGATCTGGGCAAGCACAATATCCATCTGATCAATGAGCGCCAGCTAACCGATGGTCAGCGCGAGTATGTGGAAGAGTATTTCCATCGGGAGGTGTTGCCGGAGCTCGAACCCTTTTTCATCGACGACCGGGACACCATGCCGTTGCTGAATGAAGCGAGTATTTACTTCGGAATTTATCTGGAGCTTGAAGACGGTAGTCTGCGCTTTGCCGCCTTGGAAATTCCGACGGATATTCTGCCCCGTTTCATCGCCATTCCCCACCGGGAAAAAAAGCACGAGAAAGTGTATATCGTGCTCGACAATGTCATCCGCGCCTGTCTGGTGGATGTGTTTCGCAATGTGCTGCCCATCGAAAAGGCGGCAGCGTACACATTTAAAATCAGTCGCGATGCAGAGCTGGAACTCGGTGAGCATGTTACCCAGAACATTGTCGACCGGGTGGCCAAGTCACTCAAAAAGCGCAAGCAGGCTGAACCGGTACGCCTGGTGTATGACTCCACCATGCCGGAAGTGCTGCTGCAGCTGATCAAGAAAAAGCTCAAGATGGGCCGTTACGACAGCTATACGCCCGGCGGCCGCTACCACAACTCCAAAGACTTCATGAGCTTTCCGGCGGACAGCAAGCAACATACCTATCGCGCGATCAAGCCTTTGCCGACACTGCCGGACAGTGCCAATATTTTCGACTGGCTCAATGAGAAAGACCGGCTCTGCTATTACCCCTATCACGACTTCCGGGTAATCACCAAGTTGCTGGCCTCGGCCGCCATCGACCCCAAGGTGCGGGAGATCCGCATCAATCTGTACCGGGTGGCCAAAAATTCCCGTGTGGTGGCGGCGCTGGTCAATGCGGTGCGCAACCAGAAACAGGTGACCGCGGTGGTGGAATTACAGGCGCGCTTCGACGAGCAGGCGAATATTCACTGGTCCAACGAACTGAGCGATGCCGGGGTGGAGGTGATCTACGGGGTGCCGGGATTGAAGGTGCACTGCAAGTTGATTTCCATCGTGCGTGAAGAGAACGGGCGCGATCGTTACTACAGCCATTTTGGCACCGGAAATTTCAACGAGAGCACGGCGCGTTTTTACTGCGACTTCAGCCTGCTCACCAGCGATGGCAACCTGGGGCAGGATGCATACCAGGTATTCGACTTTATCCGGCAGCCGCATCTGCAGCCGGCGTACAGCCATATCTGGAGTTCACCCCACAGCAATCGCCCCAATATTCTGGCGGCGATCGAGCGCGAGATCGCTGCGGCGGCCGCCGGTCAAACCGCAGAGATATTCATCAAGTGTAATAATCTGGTCGACCGCGAAGTGATCGAGTACCTGTATCGGGCGAATGCCGCCGGCGTGCGGGTGCGGATCATCGTGCGCAGCATGTGTGCGCTGTTGTGTGACGAGAAGGGGCTGTCCGACCACATCAAGGTGATCAGCCTTGTGGATAAGTTCCTGGAGCACGCGCGCGTGTACGCTTTCCACAATGGTGGTGATCAGCAGGTTTACCTGTCCTCTGCGGATCTGATGACCCGCAATCTCGACCACCGGGTAGAGGTCACCTTTCCGTTATTGAGCGAAGCGCACCGGGAGACGGTGATGAATATTCTCGAGTTGCAGTGGCAGGACAATCAGAAGGCGCGGGTGCTGGATGCGGAGCAGACCAATAGCCGTATTGCCAACCGCAATAGTAAGCGCAATGTGCGTTCACAGGATGCTATTTACCGGTTCCTGAAAAAACGCGAGATTTAGTTTTTGCTAAACCCCACCAGCTTGCCATTATCAAAGGAGAATCGGTAGCGCTCACCGACTTTCAGCTGGGTTTTGCATCGGGATTCGATGGTGATACGGGGAAACTGGGGCGTGACTACCCAGGTGGAAAAATCACCTTCCGGACCGCGGCCGATCAGCCAGTAGTGATCGCCGTGGGCACAGTTGCCTTTCGCCATGCAGTTGTCGTAACCCCATACAAAAGCGCGTACATCGTACTTGGGCGGGAGGTTGGCGGCGGGGCGAAAGGGGTCTCTCGGGTCGCCGGTGATTTCGTAGAGGTCGCCAAAAGTGAGCACCTTGTAGCCTTTGGCGCGGGTGGTGCAGCTGGCGGCGTGGATCTTGACTCCGGCCGCCACCGCCGGTGCTTTGCGTTCACTGGTTTCGGTGGCTTTGGGTTTGGGCGCCATTTCGCTGGGGAGATACCCACAGCCGGTCATTGTCAGGCTCCACAGCGCCAGGCCTGCGCAAAGTGTGCTACCACCAAAATACCGCACGTGCTACCTCCTCGGTATCAATCCGCTCCCCTAACTATAGCCGCAGATCTGCACCGCCGTTCCGCGGTTCACGCCGGGCGTTGCCAGCGGCGCCCTTACGAATGCGGCTTTTTATGGCGCTTGAAGCGCACCTTGCGGCGGTAAGGGAAGGTGCTTTCCACACGCCCGGCGCGGATACGCTCCTGCAGCCTTTGCCAGTAGCGATAATCGTACAGATCGCTGTGCTGGTCTTCGAATGCCTTGCGCGCCACCGGGTTGCCGGAGAAAAACAGGCGGAATTCCTCCGGGAATACATCGGCCTCGTCCACGGTGTACCAGGGCCGGTCGGCCAGTTCCTGCTCGGCGGTCTGGGGCTCGGGAATCTTGCGGAAGTTGCACTCGGTGAGCGGGCAGAGTTCATCGTAATCGTAAAACACCACGCGGCCATGCCGGGTCACCCCGAAGTTCTTCAGCAGCATGTCGCCGGGGAAAATGTTGGCTGCCGCCAGCTGCTTGATGGCGTTGCCGTATTCTTCCATCGCTTCGATAGTCTGTTGTTCGTCCGCCTGGTCAAGATACAGGTTCAGTGGCTCCATACGCCGCTCCACATACAGGTGCTTGATAATTACCCATTTGTCATCCACATGCAGTTTGGACGGTGCCAGCGTCTGCAGTTCGTTCAGCAACGCGTCGCTGAAGCGATTGCGGTAAAAAATGAAGTTGGTGTACTCCTGGGTGTCCGCCATGCGCCCCACCCGGTCGGCGCGGGATACAAATTTGTATTTTTCTCGAACGATCTCCTCGGTCACGGTTTTCGGATTGTCGAACTTGTCCTTGATGACCTTGAACACCACCGGGTAAGAAGGCAGGGTAAACACGCTCATCACCATGCCCTTGATGCCGGGCGCGATCACGAACTTGTCGTTGCTTACCTTCATGTGGGCCAGAATATGGCGGTAGAACTCGGTCTTACCGTGCTTGTGGAAACCGATGGAATTGTATAGTTCGGACTTTTCCTTGAGCGGCATGATTGTGGACAGAAAGCGCACGAACCGCGACGGGATGGGCGCATCCACCATAAAGTAGGAGCGGGTAAAACTGAAAATAATACTGGTGGAGTCGTTGTCGTGGATCAGGGTATCCACAAATACATGGCCCCGGCCATTGTTGAGGCAGGGCAGGATGAGTGGGATGACCTCGCCGGCAAACATCAGGCGTCCTACCAGATAAGCCGCCTTGTTGCGGTAAAACACCGACTCGAGCATGTCTATCCGCAGGCGTTGCTCGTCCTCTTCATCCGCCAGTCTGCCGGCGAGAGGGCCCTCGCGCAGGGCCTGGCAGACGTTATCCACATCCCGCGCCATATCTTCCCAGGGAATCGAGAAGCTGTAGTCCGCGAGAATATCCTCGATCATTGCCCGCAGGCCGTCGCGGCCGCTGTAGCTGATATAGATGGAATAGTCCCGCAGGGGCTTTTCATCCGGTGCCCGCGAGGGCTTCACGAATATGTGGTTGTCGTGAATGTGCGCGTGCTGAAACTGGCTGCAGAAGACCGAGTTGAAAAAGGTCTCGGCGATTTCGTAGTTGTTGTGGTTGGCAATCAGCTGGCTGTAGGTGGACTTGGCCTGGCCCCAGAGCTCCAGCTGGGTGGTGTCCTTACTGGTGACCGAGTGCACCAGCTTGAGCACCTGATTGACCTTGATCTTGTACAGATCAATGCGCTCTTTGTTGGTTTCATGCACCGCAGGCCATGCCGCCGTCTCAAAGCGCGCCTTTGCCCCTAGTGTCATGTTCTGAAAATCCGCAAAATACGCATCGAATCCATTGAGGATGGTTTTGGCGATTCTTCGGGCTGTCGGGGAATGGTTTGTCATGCACTAGACTCTTATGGAATCATGTCCTCTATTTCTTCGATACTAGCACGGGCTAACGGGCACCTCCTTGAACGATTGGATCAGCAGCTTTGTCTTTTTCTTCGCGGTAATCGATCCGGTGGGCACGCTCCCGGTGTTTATCGCCGTGACCTCCCGCCATACGGAGTGGCAGCGGCGTAAAATTGCTTTGCTGGCGGTCGCGGTGGCGACGGGCATCCTGACCTTTTTCCTACTGCTGGGGCAGTATCTCCTCGAGGCCATTGGCGTGCCGCTGTCGGCGTTTCAGGTGGCCGGTGGCATCGTGTTATTCCTGTTCGCCCTGACCATGATATTTGGCGAGGGCAAGCCGGAAAGCGAGGTAGAGATCATCCGCGATGGCCGGGAGACCGCGATCTTCCCCCTGGCGGTGCCTTCGATTGCCTCCCCCGGGGCCATGCTGGCTGCGGTGGTGCTGACGGATAACCACCGCTTTGATCCCATACACCAGGTAAAATCCGCGACCGCCATGCTCGCCGTACTGGGGATCGTGCTGGTGCTGCTGTTGGCGGCCAACTGGATTTACCGCTGGATCGGCGATTCCGGGGCCAGCATCGTCAGCCGGGTTATGGGGTTGATTCTCGCCTCTGTCGCCACCACCAATGTGCTGGTTGGTCTGCAGCAGTTCTTTATGACCTGATTTCAGTTGGCAGTTGCACTGCCGAACCATTCTTCCACACCGACGTTCCAACGGTGCACTTAGTGGTGCCCGAAAAATCTATTTACAGGAGGGGATTTGCACCACGATATTGCACTGATTACCACGATTTCCGTCGCCCTGGGGCTGGCGCTGGTGCTCGGCTTTGTCGCCGTTCGCCTGCGCATGCCGGCGCTGCTGGGTTACATGATTGCCGGCGTAATGATCGGCCCGGCGACCCCCGGCTTTGTGGCGGATGTCACTCTGTCACAGCAGTTGGCGGAAATTGGTGTGATTCTATTGATGTTCGGCGTCGGCCTGCATTTTTCCCTCAAAGATCTGATGGCCGTGCGCCGCATTGCGATTTTCGGCGCCGTCGCCCAGATACTGGTGGCCACCACCCTCGGTGCCGCGGTTGCGCAGTGGTGGGGGTGGAGCATTGGCGCCAGTGTGGTATTTGGTCTGGCGCTCTCGGTGGCGAGCACTGTGGTGCTGTTGCGGGGCCTGGAGTCGAGAGGGCTGCTGGACAGCCAGAACGGGCGTATCGCGGTGGGCTGGTTGATCGTTGAAGACCTGGTGATGGTCTTTGCGCTGGTGCTGCTGCCGGCGCTGGCGGGCTGGCTCGGCGGCACTCCCGGAGCCGCCACAGATGGACACGGAGGGGGTACTGGCGAGACCACACTGCTGACCACTGTCGCTCTGACCCTGGGCAAGGTGGCGATCTTCATCGCACTGATGTTACTCGGCGGCAAGCGCTTTTTTCCGTGGTTGTTGTGGCAGGTGGCCCGTACCGGCTCCCGTGAGCTGTTTACCCTTGGAGTGATCGCCATCGCCATGGGGATCGCCTATTTCTCGTCAATCATTTTTGGGGTGTCCTTCGCACTGGGGGCGTTTTTTGCCGGTATGGTGTTGCGGGAGTCCGCGCTCAGCCACCGCGCGGCGGAAGAGTCTCTGCCCCTGCGGGATGCCTTTGCGGTACTGTTTTTTGTATCGGTGGGTATGCTGTTCGATCCCGCCATGCTGATCGAGGAGCCGCTGCGGGTACTGACGGTGGTGGCGATCATTGTGTTCGGCAAGACGCTCGCGGCCTTCGGGCTGGTGCTGCTGTTCCGTTATCCGCTGAATACGGCATTTACGGTTTCTGCGAGTCTGGCGCAGATCGGTGAGTTCTCGTTTATCCTCGCCGCGCTCGGTGCCTCCCTCGGCCTATTGCCGGAACAGGGGCAGAATCTGATCGTCGCCGGTGCGTTGATTTCCATCGCGCTCAATCCTCTGTTGTTCAATCTGCTGGAGCCGGCCCAGCGCTGGATACGCGGCCGCTCCAGACTGGCGCGCTTTATGGAGCGCACCGACGATCCTCTGGCGGAGCTGCCGATGACCACCGATCTGCGCTCCCTGACCGGGCATGCGCTGATAGTGGGTTACGGGGTACTGGGTAGTCATATCGGTACCCAGCTGCGCAGGAGTGGTATGTCGGTGGTGGTGGCGGATATCCAGCGGGAGCGGGTGGAGCAGCTGCGCGCACAGGATATTCCGGCGGTCTGTGGCGATGCCGCAGATGAGGAGGTGCTGATTCAGGCCCATGTGGCCCGTGCGCGTATGCTGATCATCACGGTGCCGGACACGGTGCGCACACAGAAAATGATGGCCACCGCAAAGTTGCTGCGACCGGAAATCAGCATACTGGTGTGTGCGGAAAACGAAGAAGTGGAGCCACTGCTGCGCAAGGCAGGCGCCACAGCGGTCTTTGTCGGCGAGCGTGAGCTCGCGAACAATATGGGTGACTTTGCGGTCCAACGTCTGGCGTCAGAGGCGGAAACCTGAATTTCCGCCGCGGGCGGCGGATTTCTCGCACAGAGTGTAAGAACCGGCCTGAGATGACGACCAACATCCGATAACCGCATCAATCTCAGGAGTATCACCGTGCTGATCAAATCTCCCCGCCGCCACCAGCTGTCGGAACAGCAGACCACCCCTGAGTCCGTGTATATCTCCCGGCGCCGTGTGCTCACGGGGCTCGGTGCCGGTATAGGCAGTTTACTGCTCGCCGGCAACACCCGGGCGCTGGACCTGTTTGGCAGTGACGCGGCGCAGGCGGCGCCGCGCAAACCGCTGACCTTCAACCCGCACAAGCCGGCGCCGGATCTGGTGCTTACTCCTCAGGCCAAAGTCATCAGCCACAATAACTTTTACGAATTCGGAACCGGTAAAACGGATCCGGCGGAAAACGCCCAGCGCTTGAGAACCGAGCCCTGGACGCTCACCGTGGAAGGAGAAGTGGAGAAGCCCGGCACTGTAGACGTGTGGAAACTGATGGGGGAAATCGGACTGGAAGAGCGGATCTACCGCATGCGCTGTGTCGAAGCCTGGTCCATGAATATCCCCTGGGTGGGATTCGAGCTGGGCAAGTTTCTGAAGCGCTTCGCACCCACAAGCCGCGCCAAATATGTGGCCTTTGAGACACTCTATGACCCGGAGCAGATGCCGGGCCAGCGCAATCGTTATGTGGGGGGTGGTGTGGACTACCCCTATGTGGAAGGGCTGCGTACGGACGAGGCCTTGCACCCGCTTGCCATCCTGTCTGTGGGGCTCTACGGAAAAACCCTGCCGCCACAGAACGGTGCGCCCATCCGCCTTGTCGTACCGTGGAAATACGGCTTCAAAGGCATCAAGTCGATCGTGAAAATCCGGCTGGTGGAAAAGATGCCGCCTACCAGTTGGAACAAGCTGGCGCCGCAGGAATACGGCTTTTATGCCAATGTGAACCCGGAAGTGGATCACCCCCGCTGGTCTCAGGCGAGTGAGCGCTTTATCGGCCCCGGCGGTTTGTTTGCCGTGAAGCGTCAGCCGACCCTGCCGTTCAATGGCTACGGGGAAGAGGTCGCCGGGCTGTACCGCAATATGAATCTGCGGAAGTATTACTAGTGGCGGGGAGCTGGAAAAAGCCCGTTGCCAGCGGCCTCCAGGTCGCGGTGCATATCGGTGCTCTGTTGCCGCTGCTGTGGTTGTATGTGGCGATTACGGACGGGCGACTTGGCGGCGATCCTGTGAAAGAGCTGATTCACTACCTGGGTATGGGCGCCATTCGCCTTCTGCTACTCACCCTGCTGGTGTCGCCACTGGCCAAAGCGGTACATGTCGGTCAGCTGAACCGGTTGCGCCGCCCCCTGGGGCTCTGGTGCTTTGTCTGGGTCACGCTGCACTTTGCCGCCTGGCTGGTACTGGATCTTGGATTGGACTGGTCTCTGATCGGTGCCGAGCTGGTCAAGCGCACTTATATTCTGCTGGGGTTTTCTGCGTGGCTGGTTTTACTGATGCTGGCGGTGACGTCGATTCCGGCCCTGCTCAAAAAAATGGGGCGCAACTGGAAAAAACTCCACGGCCTGCTGTACCTGGTGGTCATACTGGCCTGCTGGCATTTCTGGTGGTCGGTCAAAAGCGGCTGGATCGAGCCGGCAGTCTACACGGCGGTGGCGCTGGCGCTTTTGGCCTGGCGACACCAGGCCGTGGCGCGGTGGGCAAGAAGCTTTCGCTGAATGCTCAGCTGAACTCGCCGGAAATATATTCCTTGGTCAGGGTCTGCTGCGGGTTCTCAAATACCTGCTCGGTATTACCCATCTCGACCAGATAGCCGGTGCGCCCGCCCTGAGAGATATCCACAGAGAAAAACGCGGTATTGTCGGCCACGCGCATGGCCTGCTGCATATTGTGGGTGACAATCGCCACGGTGTACCGGTTTTTCAGCTCCAGCATCAACTCTTCAATCTGGCGGGTGGCGATGGGGTCAAGGGCGGAACAGGGCTCGTCCATCAGCAGAACTTCCGGCTCTGACGCAATGGCGCGGGCGATACACAGGCGCTGTTGCTGACCACCGGACAGCGATAGGCCACTGGCTTTCAGCTTATCTTTTACCTCATCCCACAGGGCGGCGCGCTTGAGCGCCTTCTCGACCTTCTTGTCCATGTCGCCCTTGAATTTGTTCAGCTTGAGACCAAACGCCACATTTTCGTAAATGCTCATGGAGAAAGGGTTTGGTTGCTGGAACACCATGCCGATATACCGGCGCACCACCACCGGGTCCACGTCCTTGGCGTAGATGTCCTGACCGTGATAGTGCACCTGGCCTTCAAAGCGAAACGTCTGGATCAGGTCATTCATTCGGTTCAGGCAGCGCAATACGGTGCTCTTGCCGCAGCCAGAGGGGCCGATAAAACCGGTGATCTTTTTCTGCTCGATGGGGATCTTGCTGTCCCGCACGGCGAGAAAATCACCGTAATGGATTTTGTCGATCTGACAATCGATCACGGTTTCCGAGGGCGCCGTATCGGCGGCTTGACTGCGAGGTAGGCTCATTTCCGGGCTCAGTTTTTCTTGCGGCTGATTGCGCGGGCAAACAAATTGAAAATTAATACGATGATTACCAGGACCAGTGACGCGGTCCACGCCAGTTCGATCTGATTGTCAAAGGGCATCCCCGAGAAGTTGTAAATCAACACCGACAGGGAGGCGGTGGGCTCGTTCATATGGGAAAGGTAATAGTTGCTGAACAGCGCGGTAAACAGCAACGGTGCGGACTCCCCGGCCGCACCTGCTACCGCCAGCATGACACCGGTCATAATCCCGGGCAGTGCCGTGGGCAGGGTAATCCTCCACATGACCTGTGTGGGAGTGCAGCCCATGCCATAGGCCGCATCCGTCATACGTTTGGGTACCTGCCCCAGGGCTTCCTCTGCGGCGATAATGATGGTGGGCAGCATGAGTACGGCGAGGGCCACGCCGCCGGCCAGTGCCGAGTAGCCGAACTTGATCACCAGTACCGCATACACGAATACACCCGACAGGATGGAAGGAAAACCGGTCAGTACCTTGGCGGTAAAGTGCGCGCTGCGTCCCAGCGTGCTGTCTCTGCCGAGTATTTTGATCGAGATGGCGGTAAGAATACCCATGGGCACTGCGATGGTGCTGGCAATGGCGACCATGATCAGGGTGCCAACAATGGCGGGGCCGA includes these proteins:
- the ybaL gene encoding YbaL family putative K(+) efflux transporter, whose product is MHHDIALITTISVALGLALVLGFVAVRLRMPALLGYMIAGVMIGPATPGFVADVTLSQQLAEIGVILLMFGVGLHFSLKDLMAVRRIAIFGAVAQILVATTLGAAVAQWWGWSIGASVVFGLALSVASTVVLLRGLESRGLLDSQNGRIAVGWLIVEDLVMVFALVLLPALAGWLGGTPGAATDGHGGGTGETTLLTTVALTLGKVAIFIALMLLGGKRFFPWLLWQVARTGSRELFTLGVIAIAMGIAYFSSIIFGVSFALGAFFAGMVLRESALSHRAAEESLPLRDAFAVLFFVSVGMLFDPAMLIEEPLRVLTVVAIIVFGKTLAAFGLVLLFRYPLNTAFTVSASLAQIGEFSFILAALGASLGLLPEQGQNLIVAGALISIALNPLLFNLLEPAQRWIRGRSRLARFMERTDDPLAELPMTTDLRSLTGHALIVGYGVLGSHIGTQLRRSGMSVVVADIQRERVEQLRAQDIPAVCGDAADEEVLIQAHVARARMLIITVPDTVRTQKMMATAKLLRPEISILVCAENEEVEPLLRKAGATAVFVGERELANNMGDFAVQRLASEAET
- the msrP gene encoding protein-methionine-sulfoxide reductase catalytic subunit MsrP; this encodes MLIKSPRRHQLSEQQTTPESVYISRRRVLTGLGAGIGSLLLAGNTRALDLFGSDAAQAAPRKPLTFNPHKPAPDLVLTPQAKVISHNNFYEFGTGKTDPAENAQRLRTEPWTLTVEGEVEKPGTVDVWKLMGEIGLEERIYRMRCVEAWSMNIPWVGFELGKFLKRFAPTSRAKYVAFETLYDPEQMPGQRNRYVGGGVDYPYVEGLRTDEALHPLAILSVGLYGKTLPPQNGAPIRLVVPWKYGFKGIKSIVKIRLVEKMPPTSWNKLAPQEYGFYANVNPEVDHPRWSQASERFIGPGGLFAVKRQPTLPFNGYGEEVAGLYRNMNLRKYY
- a CDS encoding protein-methionine-sulfoxide reductase heme-binding subunit MsrQ is translated as MAGSWKKPVASGLQVAVHIGALLPLLWLYVAITDGRLGGDPVKELIHYLGMGAIRLLLLTLLVSPLAKAVHVGQLNRLRRPLGLWCFVWVTLHFAAWLVLDLGLDWSLIGAELVKRTYILLGFSAWLVLLMLAVTSIPALLKKMGRNWKKLHGLLYLVVILACWHFWWSVKSGWIEPAVYTAVALALLAWRHQAVARWARSFR
- the pstB gene encoding phosphate ABC transporter ATP-binding protein PstB, whose product is MSLPRSQAADTAPSETVIDCQIDKIHYGDFLAVRDSKIPIEQKKITGFIGPSGCGKSTVLRCLNRMNDLIQTFRFEGQVHYHGQDIYAKDVDPVVVRRYIGMVFQQPNPFSMSIYENVAFGLKLNKFKGDMDKKVEKALKRAALWDEVKDKLKASGLSLSGGQQQRLCIARAIASEPEVLLMDEPCSALDPIATRQIEELMLELKNRYTVAIVTHNMQQAMRVADNTAFFSVDISQGGRTGYLVEMGNTEQVFENPQQTLTKEYISGEFS
- the pstA gene encoding phosphate ABC transporter permease PstA, which translates into the protein MKDLKTPKQLRKEGWKGLNLKREPFESRSLGNSVFSVMVWLLALIAAVPLLSIIYMLLSHGGARLFSEFVPVLTELPPAGFEMGGGIGPAIVGTLIMVAIASTIAVPMGILTAISIKILGRDSTLGRSAHFTAKVLTGFPSILSGVFVYAVLVIKFGYSALAGGVALAVLMLPTIIIAAEEALGQVPKRMTDAAYGMGCTPTQVMWRITLPTALPGIMTGVMLAVAGAAGESAPLLFTALFSNYYLSHMNEPTASLSVLIYNFSGMPFDNQIELAWTASLVLVIIVLIFNLFARAISRKKN